GGTCTCAAGATCTGCCTCGACTTCCCCCGGCTCTTCACCGAAGCGTGGAGGGAAAACGAGGACATCCCCATCATACTGAGGAAAGCCAGAGCATTGGCTAATGTGTGGGAGAATATACCCATATTTATCACTGATCAGGCTCAACTTGTTGGGTACCTCGGTAGCGCTCCCCATACGATGGCATGGCACTGGCAGGCGGCAAGTATGATTAATGAAGAGATCTATAATGAGACCGGCATCATACCGGAGCCGGAGAAAGAATCGTTAAAGCTTATAGCGGAGTTCAATGACTATTGGGGAGGTAAGACATCGCTGGATCTTTTCACAAAGGTTGTTGATCCTGAGGATGGGGTCAAGTTTATGAGTGGCGCCATCGGTTGGGGTACCCCTTCCTCTGCCGTAACGTATGCCACCAGGGACTTTGGCTTCATATTTAAAGGCTTTGAGGCCATAATTGATCAAATTGATCGAGAGATGGAGAAGGCCGAGGAGATAACCCATGGCACTCCAAGTCCAGAAATCTTTTCCTACTATGAAAAGTTTCATAAGTGGGAAGCCATGCAGACTGTGCTTAAGGCCGCCATCGCCTATGCCAGGCGCTACGCACGGCTTGCACGGATTATAGCTGATAACTTTGAGAGTGATCCCAAACGGAGGGAAGAGCTATTGAGAATTGCTGAAACCTGCGAGCGGGTACCGGCCAAGCCGCCCAGAAACCTGCAGGAATCCATCCAGTTTGATCTTTTCGTGAATATTTTGAACAGGTATGAGGCGGGAGAATTTGCCTGGCCCTGCCGTCCTGACTATATTCATGGTCCCTTCTATGACAGAGACGTAAAAGACGATAAGCGTTTGACAGAGGATGAAGCCCTCGAATTGATCGGTGAATTCATGATCAGGGCGTATGAGATTGGTATGTTTGCGCCCAGGTGGACCAGGGAAGGGCTTCAGGGTATCGTTGGTACCTGGGTATGGACCATTGGTGGAGTTGACGAAGATGGCAATGATGCCTGCAACGATATGACCGTTGCGCTAATGAAGGCGGCAAGGTTCGTGCGCGTGGCAAATCCGACCTTTTCCTTCAGGTGGCATCCCAGAGTGAAGGATGAGGTATTCAGAGAGGTATTCGAGTGCATCAGGCATGGTCTTGGGTATCCGAACGTACGTAACGATCCTGTCCTGATCGCCAATGGGATGTACTGGCATGGGCATCCATTAAAGGAAATGAGGACGTGGGTAAATCAGGCCTGCATGTCACCATGTCCCACTACAAAATACGGCTGTCAGCCTTTCCGTATGGCCTCCTGCACAGCCAATACTGCCAAAATGGTCGAGTATGCCTTGAGCAATGGCTATGATCGGGTGGTCAATATGCAAATGGGACCCAAGACTGGTGATGCCAGGAAGTTTAAGGACTTTGAGGAATTATTTGCCGCCTGGGTCAAGCAGATGGAATGGATAATGAACATTCTTATACGTACCGTGGCCCTTGGTCGGGTCAAAGACCCCGAATTCTACTCAAGACCCATGCTATCCGCCTGCTATGAACGTGCGGTTGAGACGGGGACGGACGCTGTTGATCCCTCTAATGGGGAGCGGGGGAATACATGGATTACCTGGTTCACCTGGGTGGAGAACGTGGATAGCCTTGCAGCCGTTAAGAAGTTAGTTTTTGATGAAAAGAAGTACACTATGGAAGAGTTGATAACTGCCCTCGAGGCCAACTGGGACGGCGATGAAGAAATGCGGCTTGACTTCGTGAGAAATGCGCCCAAGTGGGGTAACGACGATGATTACGTGGATAGCATCATGGTTCGCTGCTTAAAGGAGATTGCACGTCACTCTTGGGAGATAAAGGGTCCGGAGGGGAAACCGTTTCCAGCTCTACCGGAGAACGTGAGTGGCAACATCCACTATGCCAATATCGTTGGTGCTCTGCCCAACGGCCGCAGACTGGGCGACGCTCTTTATGACGGTGGTGTCTCTCCTGGGCCAGGTCTTGACAGAAAAGGACCAACTGCGGTTTTAAAGTCCGTAGGCAAGATTGATCACATAACTCAAGGCCGTGCCTTCCTGCTGAACCAGCGGCTTTCCCCGATCCAGCTTGCCGGTGATAAAGGCTACCACCTCTGGAGATCATACATGAAGACATGGGCTGACCTGGGGAATGACCATGTACAGTTCAACATGGTAGACGATTCAACCCTGAGAGCTGCTCAGAAAGATCCCGAGAAGTACTCCGAGGTAATTGTCCGGGTTGCCGGTTACAGCGCGCACTTTGTGGACATCAGCCGTAAGACCCAGGACAATATTATCCAGAGGACCGTTCAGGGATTAGGCTAATTTTGACTACGAACAGCTTAAAACAGGGAGGAAAGGAAATGGTGCGATCGCGAAGAGAGGAATGGGAACAGATGCGAAAGAGTATGACCAGTCAGTTCTCTACGGCTAAAGGCGTAGAAGGTCGAGAAACCGTACCCGATAAGGCCTGTGGGAAGTGTAAGAACTTTTCCGAAAACGCCTATGCATCCGATGGAAGGGGATCTTGCGGGGTCTTGAAGATGGGGAGTAACTTCCTTGTAGACCCGCCCATTTTTGTTCTGGAGGGGGAAGCAGGGCTGATGTGCATGTTCAATATAGATGCCAGCCGATGTAAATATTATGAGATGATGGAATTCATTGATACCGATGGCACAGAGTGTGCCGACCCGCAGTTCCGCCGTGCCCAGAGGCAAATGGAAAAGACCCTGAAATAGTGCAGGAGGTTGGGGGGATCCCCCCGGTCTTCGGGATCTCCCCAACTTCGAGCGTGTGAAGTGCTTCCGGGAGGAAGCTCAGGCCGCTACATAGCTCTAAAGGGGTGAGTTCTATGATTTATGAAAATATGGATCAGTTGAAAAAAGGTCTGGAGGGGATACTGGAGGTTGCCGGCGATGATGTCATGGTACTTGATGAGGAGAGGTTCCGGTGTTCTCTCATTGATGCTCTGATCTATTCCGCCGTCTTCAGTCCCTGTCAAGAAACGAGGGAAGCTGCCCGATGGCTGATCAGGCGGGCCGGGGCGTCCCTTGGGGTTGTTTCTGCGTCTATCCAGTCTCTCTATGAGGCGATGGGTCGCAAGGAGGTGTCTGGTTTTACGGTACCGGCCATCAACATCCGTGGTCTCACCTATGAAGTTGCCCAGGCCGTTATTCGTGCCGCCATAAAGAACCGTGTGGGGCCCGTGATCTTTGAGATCGCCCGGTCGGAGATCGGTTATACCCTCCAGCGTCCGGCGGAATACACCAGTGCAGTGACGGCTGCGGCCATCAAATGCGGGTACTGTGGTTCTCTGTTTATGCAGGGGGACCATTTCCAGGTAAGTGCAAAAAAATTCCTCAAAGACCCGGCAGCAGAGGTTCAGGCAGTCAAAGATCTGATCTGGGAAGCTATAGAAGGCGGATTTTATAATATTGATATTGATACCTCAACACTGGTGGATCTGACGAAACCCACGGTGGCCGAACAACAGAAGATGAATTATACCCTGGCGGCAGAGTTGACGACCATGATCCGGGATCTGGAACCTGCCGGTGTGACAATTTCTGTGGGCGGTGAGATCGGTGAAGTAGGGGGGGAAAACAGCACTGTCGAGGAGTTGCGGGCCTTTATGGATGGTTATCTCGAAGAACTGAAAAAAAACGGCGAAGATCTGAGGGGCATCAGTAAGATCAGCGTCCAGACTGGTACCACGCATGGCGGCGTTCCTCTACCAGATGGCAGTATCGCTAAAGTGAAGATTGATTTTGCTACCCTTGAAGAGCTATCCGAGGTTGCGAGGACAGAATATGGCCTTGCCGGTGCTGTTCAACATGGGGCCTCCACCCTCCCCGATGAGGCCTTTGATAAATTCCCCGCGATCAAAACGGCGGAGATCCATCTGGCGACGGGCTTTCAAAATATCATTTACGACAGTCAGAACTTTCCTGCCGGGCTCAGGGATAAGATTTACCACTATCTAAAAACGGAACTCATCAGCGAGCGGAAAGAGGGCGATACAGAGGAACAGTTTATTTATAAGACCCGAAAGAAGGGGTTTGGTCCCTTCAAAAGAGAACTATGGCATTTTCCCTCGGATACGTTGCATGCCCTCGGTAAGGAACTGGAAGATAAGCTTTCCTTCCTGTTCCATAAATTGAATGTCGGCGATACGGAAGAGCTGGTCAAGAGATTTGTGAAGCCGGTGGTTGTTCCCTTAAAAGTCCCTCCGGCCCTGAAAGGATAGTCTTACGTCTTATGGCCACGACGGAGCGTGGCCCTCCTCTTATGACTTATGACTTATGACTTATGACATACGACATACGACTTTAAGGTCGTCAGGTGTGTTGATACCCATAACTTCCTTGGGGTCGCTTGCGGTAAACGATCTGACCAGGTGGCCCTCCCTGCATGCAATCTCAACAATATCCGTCAGATAATACTCTTCCTGGGTGTTCTCACGCCCAATTTTTGCCAGTGCCTCAAAGAGAAATTTACTTTCCACGCAGTATATCCCGCTATTTATCTCCCTGATTCTCTTCTCCTCCTCCGTAGTATCTCGTTCCTCCACAATTCTCAGGACCTCCCCTCTTTCCCCCTTGACCACCCTCCCGTAACCTGAGGGATTATCGTGGGTAGCTGTAAGAACAGTAACTACCGAGTTTTCTGAAATATGATATTCAAACAGGGCGCGAACCGTGGAAGACCGGAGGAGGGGCACATCACCACAGAGGATAAGGATGGTACCGTCATAATCAGGGAATGGTTCCTGTGCCTGAAGTACGGCATGGCCGGTACCCAACTGCTCGCGTTGCTCGACAAAGATTAATCCTTCATCCTTGAAGGCTTCTCTAACGAGGGATGCCTGATGCCCGATGATGACTACAATTTTCTCTGAACCAGCCGCCCTGGCCACATCCACCGGATACGTCAGCATGGGCTTCCCGCAAATAGGATAGAGCACTTTTGCCAGATCAGACTTCATTCTCGTTCCCTTGCCGGCAGCAAGGATAATGGTACACAAGCGTCTTCTTTTTCCCGTCATGTTTTTACCTAATGAAAAAGTGTCTGAAGTGCCTAAAGTTAAGGTAATATCTTCTAACTTTAGCTCACTTTAGGCACTTAACTTGATCTCAGGAGGAAATACAACCAGAACTTCTCTAATGGCTTTCATATCGGCATCTTCAATCACAAAGAGTATGTCACCATCTCTAAGTGTCTCCTTCCTCTTTGGTATCCTTCCCATCCTGTAAAGCAAAAATCCACCCAGAGTCTCATAGTCTCCTTCAGGAATTTCGAGGGAAATCATCCGGCGTATCTGTTCCACACTGATCTGTGCCTGGAAAAGATACTTCCCCGGACCGATCTTTTTGTACAGTTTTTCTCCGTATTCATCATCAATCTCACCAACGATCTCCTCCAGGATGTCTTCAATTGTTACGATACCCACAGCGCCGCCGTATTCATCAACAACAATAGCCATTCTTTCGCCCCTTCCCTGTAGCTCAACGAGAAGCTCTTTTGCCAGTTTCGTTTCTGGGACATAAAATACCGCCGGTCTGAGACAGGAGGCGGTAGTATCGTCTTCAGACAGGGGGGGCCGGCCCCCCTGGTCATGTCCGTGCAAGGCATTGAGAAGATCAAAATAATGAAGAATACCTGTGATATTGAATGTCTGGTCGCGGTAAACGGGAATACGCAGGTATTTTTTTTCTGCCGCAAGCAGAGAAGCTTCCCGGAGTGTGGCCGTCACCGGCAGGGCAGTCATCGTAGATAAGGGAACCATGATCTTACCGACAGTCACCTCACTAAAATCAAAGATGCGCTTGACCATCTCCTTTTCTCTGCTTAGAATGTCACTTCGGGGTCCCCTGTTGCTGAGAATGGCCTTTAACCCCTCCCTCGTTATATAAGGGGAGGGGCTAACATCTTTTTCTCCCGTAAAGATACTAACGGTTCCCCGGGATATTCTCGAAATTAGATAGACTACGGGAAACAGTATCCATGATGCTATCCAGATAAACCAGCAGAGTCTTGTGGCCACAAATTCCGCATGTTGCTGACATATACTCTTGGGAATGATCTCAGCCATAAGGAGGACTGTTGGCACCATCACTACGGCGGACATAATCCCACCCTGAACCGCTCCAAAGATAGATATAAACACAGCGGTGGCAACTGTCGTGCCGGTAACAGCGCATAAATTGGTTCCCGTCAGGGCTGTTGCGAAAAACCACTCCGGTCTTTCTAAAAGTTTAATTGTAAGCGCGGCGGATCGTGATCCGCTTCTGGCCTTCTGTCTGATCTTGTTAATGTCAGAGCTTATGAGGGCAATCTCTCCCCCGGAAAACAAACCTTCCAGAGATAAACAAAGTATTATCAATAGGAGAGACAAGAGGTTATCACTCATCTTGTTCAGCCTTTTTTTCTACCCTTATCGTTAAAATCCTGGCCTTGCCCATTCTTTCCACTCTGAAGATACAGTCCCCCTCCCCAAAATGCACCTCTTCCCCTGGTGATGGCAGTTTTCCGAAAAGATGGAAAACGAAGCCACCCACCGTTTCATAATCTTCCGCCGGTATGGATATATCCATAAGGTCGTTGAGGTCATCGGTTGACAACTTACCCGACACCATGAGCGTTCTGTCATCTATCCTCTCCCACAGGTTTCCCCTGACACCATATTCATCGTAGATATCTTCAAACAGGTCCTCGACAATATCTTCGAGGGTCACCAGACCTGCAACGCCGCCGTATTCATCAACCACAATGGCAATTTGCATCTTCCTTACCTGAAAATCCAGGAGCAGGCTACCAACACTTTTTTCCAGGGGGACGAAATAAGGTTTTCTTAAAAGTGTTTCTACATGAGCCGGTCTTTTCCCTGAGATTCTACCCACAAGGTCCCTAACAAACAGAATCCCCCGAATGTCATCCTTGTCAGTTCCATAAATAGGTGTTTTTGTATGCCCGGTTTTGATAATTTCTCTTTCCAACTCCTCCATACTCAGGGAAATGGGAAGGCAAAATATATCTACCCGGGGGACCATAACCTCTGAGACAGGCTTATCGGCCAGATCGAAGACCCGATGGATGAGATCCCGCTGGGACTCTTCCAGTACCCCCTCCTTTTGACCAACGTCAATAAGGGTTCTAAATTCATCTTCCATCAGGGAACCGCCATTCCTCGCATCATCTCGTGGAGGAAGAGATACAAACCATCCGGATACCCTCTCCAGGGTCCACACGATGGGTCGTTCAATCCGGGAAAAGAACATTAAAAGAGGGGCAACAAATGAGGAAATCTGTATGGGGCGGGTAACGCCAAAGGTCTTCGGGATACCCTCTAAGAGGATGAGGAGCAGGGAAGATGTTACCGCAATGGCAACCCACCTCCCCTCTGTGCCGAGAAGATAGATGAAAAGAGAGGCCATCAGAACAGATATAGTGATATTTACGGTCTCGTTACCAACGATAATGGTGATCAGGAGTCTCCGGGGGTATTTGAGAAGACTGAGAACGTAAGACAGGAAGGGGGAACGCTCCGTTGCCATTTTGTGCAGGTGAAGGGAGGTCAGGGAAAAGAGGGCGGCCTCGGAACAGGAAAAAAATCCTGAGAGGAGGAAGAGAAAAAAGAGAGAGGCAACGTTGAATGTAATCTGATGATCCAAGCTTACAATGTCTTGAGTTAAATAATTCCCGAACGGATCAGTCTTTTTTAACGGACTGCCTTCTTTGGCCGTTCGCTCTTTGTCCGAAAGATATACCAGATTTTGCATGGAAAAGACAGAACAATTTTTATCGTATTTGTTTGACACGGAGAATTTTTTCCGATATTATCAAAAAACTAAAAAAAAGGAGGTAGCACAATGAATGAGAGAGATGTTTACAGGGCAAAAGAGGACATGCAGTCTATAATGAAGAAAGTCCCCAGGCTGGCATGGATTATTGGAGCAATTCTGGTGTTTTTCCTGTTGTTTTTAAGGCCATGGGTTCAGGTTGGCGCTGGTGAAAGAGGGGTTGTCCTTAATTTTGGCGCTGTTCAAGATGTGGTGTTGAATGAAGGACTGCATTTCAG
This Syntrophales bacterium DNA region includes the following protein-coding sequences:
- a CDS encoding pyruvate formate lyase family protein, giving the protein METMAKEKEIQELVEKRQWWDVAEKARSKRLNYLRKAVWKKGALGGVYTPGLKICLDFPRLFTEAWRENEDIPIILRKARALANVWENIPIFITDQAQLVGYLGSAPHTMAWHWQAASMINEEIYNETGIIPEPEKESLKLIAEFNDYWGGKTSLDLFTKVVDPEDGVKFMSGAIGWGTPSSAVTYATRDFGFIFKGFEAIIDQIDREMEKAEEITHGTPSPEIFSYYEKFHKWEAMQTVLKAAIAYARRYARLARIIADNFESDPKRREELLRIAETCERVPAKPPRNLQESIQFDLFVNILNRYEAGEFAWPCRPDYIHGPFYDRDVKDDKRLTEDEALELIGEFMIRAYEIGMFAPRWTREGLQGIVGTWVWTIGGVDEDGNDACNDMTVALMKAARFVRVANPTFSFRWHPRVKDEVFREVFECIRHGLGYPNVRNDPVLIANGMYWHGHPLKEMRTWVNQACMSPCPTTKYGCQPFRMASCTANTAKMVEYALSNGYDRVVNMQMGPKTGDARKFKDFEELFAAWVKQMEWIMNILIRTVALGRVKDPEFYSRPMLSACYERAVETGTDAVDPSNGERGNTWITWFTWVENVDSLAAVKKLVFDEKKYTMEELITALEANWDGDEEMRLDFVRNAPKWGNDDDYVDSIMVRCLKEIARHSWEIKGPEGKPFPALPENVSGNIHYANIVGALPNGRRLGDALYDGGVSPGPGLDRKGPTAVLKSVGKIDHITQGRAFLLNQRLSPIQLAGDKGYHLWRSYMKTWADLGNDHVQFNMVDDSTLRAAQKDPEKYSEVIVRVAGYSAHFVDISRKTQDNIIQRTVQGLG
- a CDS encoding class II fructose-bisphosphate aldolase, with the translated sequence MIYENMDQLKKGLEGILEVAGDDVMVLDEERFRCSLIDALIYSAVFSPCQETREAARWLIRRAGASLGVVSASIQSLYEAMGRKEVSGFTVPAINIRGLTYEVAQAVIRAAIKNRVGPVIFEIARSEIGYTLQRPAEYTSAVTAAAIKCGYCGSLFMQGDHFQVSAKKFLKDPAAEVQAVKDLIWEAIEGGFYNIDIDTSTLVDLTKPTVAEQQKMNYTLAAELTTMIRDLEPAGVTISVGGEIGEVGGENSTVEELRAFMDGYLEELKKNGEDLRGISKISVQTGTTHGGVPLPDGSIAKVKIDFATLEELSEVARTEYGLAGAVQHGASTLPDEAFDKFPAIKTAEIHLATGFQNIIYDSQNFPAGLRDKIYHYLKTELISERKEGDTEEQFIYKTRKKGFGPFKRELWHFPSDTLHALGKELEDKLSFLFHKLNVGDTEELVKRFVKPVVVPLKVPPALKG
- a CDS encoding sugar phosphate nucleotidyltransferase, which codes for MTGKRRRLCTIILAAGKGTRMKSDLAKVLYPICGKPMLTYPVDVARAAGSEKIVVIIGHQASLVREAFKDEGLIFVEQREQLGTGHAVLQAQEPFPDYDGTILILCGDVPLLRSSTVRALFEYHISENSVVTVLTATHDNPSGYGRVVKGERGEVLRIVEERDTTEEEKRIREINSGIYCVESKFLFEALAKIGRENTQEEYYLTDIVEIACREGHLVRSFTASDPKEVMGINTPDDLKVVCRMS
- a CDS encoding hemolysin family protein, giving the protein MSDNLLSLLLIILCLSLEGLFSGGEIALISSDINKIRQKARSGSRSAALTIKLLERPEWFFATALTGTNLCAVTGTTVATAVFISIFGAVQGGIMSAVVMVPTVLLMAEIIPKSICQQHAEFVATRLCWFIWIASWILFPVVYLISRISRGTVSIFTGEKDVSPSPYITREGLKAILSNRGPRSDILSREKEMVKRIFDFSEVTVGKIMVPLSTMTALPVTATLREASLLAAEKKYLRIPVYRDQTFNITGILHYFDLLNALHGHDQGGRPPLSEDDTTASCLRPAVFYVPETKLAKELLVELQGRGERMAIVVDEYGGAVGIVTIEDILEEIVGEIDDEYGEKLYKKIGPGKYLFQAQISVEQIRRMISLEIPEGDYETLGGFLLYRMGRIPKRKETLRDGDILFVIEDADMKAIREVLVVFPPEIKLSA
- a CDS encoding hemolysin family protein — its product is MDHQITFNVASLFFLFLLSGFFSCSEAALFSLTSLHLHKMATERSPFLSYVLSLLKYPRRLLITIIVGNETVNITISVLMASLFIYLLGTEGRWVAIAVTSSLLLILLEGIPKTFGVTRPIQISSFVAPLLMFFSRIERPIVWTLERVSGWFVSLPPRDDARNGGSLMEDEFRTLIDVGQKEGVLEESQRDLIHRVFDLADKPVSEVMVPRVDIFCLPISLSMEELEREIIKTGHTKTPIYGTDKDDIRGILFVRDLVGRISGKRPAHVETLLRKPYFVPLEKSVGSLLLDFQVRKMQIAIVVDEYGGVAGLVTLEDIVEDLFEDIYDEYGVRGNLWERIDDRTLMVSGKLSTDDLNDLMDISIPAEDYETVGGFVFHLFGKLPSPGEEVHFGEGDCIFRVERMGKARILTIRVEKKAEQDE